Genomic window (Bosea vaviloviae):
CACAAGGTTGCGACGATCGCGCTCCTTGACGAGGTCATGACGACGGCAAAGGTCGCGGGCGCCTGCAACGCGATCCGCCTTGGTCCCGATGGGTCGCTTATCGGCGACATGTTCGATGGCGAAGGTTTTGTGCGCGGCGTCCTGCGCAAGGGCCGCACGCTGCTGGGGGCGCGCGCGCTCGTGGTCGGCGCGGGCGGCGTCGGCTCCGCCATCGCGGCCTCGCTGGCCAAGGCCGGCGTCGCCGAGCTTGCCCTGTTCGACGCCTACACCCCGATGGCGGGAGGGCTGGGCGAGCGCCTGCGCGCCCATTATCCCAAGCTCAAGGTCTCGGTCGGCTCCAACGACCCCGCCGGCTACGACATCGTCGTCAATGCGACGCCGCTCGGCATGAAGGAGGGCGATCCGCTGCCGCTCGATGTCGAGCGTATCGCGCCCTCGGCCTTTGTCGGTGAGGTCGTGATGAAGCAGGAGATCACGCCCTTCCTGGCGGCGGCCCGCGCCCGTGGTTGCGCCTTCCAGATCGGCACCGACATGCTGTTCGAGCAGATCCCGGCCTATCTGGAGTTCTTCGGATTTCCGGCGGCCACCGCAGACGAACTCCGGGCGGTTTCACGGATCAAGTATTGAGCAACGGCTCTACGCCGCGCTGAAAACCGACCAGCCCGTCGCTTCGGCCACGCGCTCCAGCGCCAGCGTGCCCAGCTTGGAATTGCCATTGGCGTTCAGCCCGGGCGACCAGACCGCGATCGAGGCCTTGCCGGGCGCGATTGCCAGAATTCCGCCGCCGACACCCGATTTCCCCGGCAATCCGACGCGGAAGGCGAAGTCGCCCGAGGCGTCGTAATGGCCACAGGTCAGCATCAGCGCGTTGATGCGGCGCGCCCGCTGGGCCGAGACGACGCGCGCGCCGCCGGGCCGATACAGCCCGCCATGCATCAGATAACGCCCGGCCATGGCGAGCTGCCGGCACGTCATCGCGATGGCGCATTGGTGGAAATAGACGCCGAGCGTCAGCTCCGGCGCGTGCTGGATGTTGCCGAAGGCCTTCATATAGTTGGCGAGAGCGACATTGCGGAATCCGGTTGCCTGTTCGGCGCGCGCCACCGCCTCGTCGATGGTGATCGCGTCGTCATCGGCGAGATAGCGCACGAAGCGCAGCAATTCGCCGATCGCCACGCGCGGCTCATGGCCGGCGAGGTTGATGTCGGCGACGACCAGCGCGCCCGCATTGATGAAGGGGTTGCGCGGAATGCCCTGCTCGCGCTCGAGTTGGACGATCGAGTTGAAGGGCGTGCCGGAGGGCTCGCGGCCGACGCGACGCCAGAGCGTGTCGCCGACCTTGCCGAGCGCTTGCGTCAGCGCGAACACCTTCGAGACGCTCTGGATCGAGAAGGCCTGCTCGGCGTCGCCGGCGGCATGGACCGCGCCATCCGCCGTGACGATGCAGAGCCCGAAGCGGCTGGGGTCGATCGTCGCCAGAGGCGGAATATAGGTCGCGACCGCACCGCGGTCCTCGGCTGCTGCCATGTCCTGGGCGATATCGCGGACCAGTCGGGTTATGTCCGTCAAGCTTTCCACCCCGCCGGTCTTGCAGTCCGACCTTGCAGCCCGTCCCGGCGCAACAAGCCCGAGTGATCCTGGTGGGTCAAGCGCGCCTCGGATGAAAGCCGTTGCGCCGCGCCCGAATCTGTCGTGATCTTCGGCCTGGGAGAATAGACCGCTGGGAGCCGATGCGATGCGGATGGCCGCGATCCCTGCCCTGATGCTGGGCTTTTGTCTCACTTTGCCCGCCTCGGCGCGCCCGCTCGAACGTGAGCTGCCGCCGAAACAGGCTGCTTGCTGGGAGCGGGACTACGACGCAGCCCATCTCAAGGCGCATCCGGGGCAGCGCGTGGCGAGCATCCGGCTGGTTCACCTGCCCGATGCCGCGCCGCCGGAGCCAGGCGGCAGCTATGTCCAGTTCTACATCAACCTGCGCCGGCGCAATGCGGCGACAGGCTATGACTATCAGCTCGGCGGCTTCTGCCGGCCAAATGGCAAGGGCCTGCGCTGCCAGCCGGAATGGGAGGCCGGGTCCTGGCGCATCGACGCCGGCCCCGGCGGCACGCTTGACGTCAGGAACGACGGCATCGTCGCCAACCCCAACCCCTATGATGCCGAGGAGATCGCGGACAAGGCCGTCAAGATTCCGAGCAAGCCCGACGACATGCTCTGGCGGCTCTCGCCCGCGAAAGGGCCTTGCGAGTTGCAGTGACGAGGGTCGAGCTCAGGCCGTCTGGCTGGACAGCTTGACCAATCGCTCCAGAGCCGCGTCGAGGAAGCCGCTGGTGCGAGCGTCGGTGATCTCGCCATCCTCGCCAAAGGCCTTGTCGGCGCCGCCGACCGCGACCATTTCGGGGATCAGCAGCGCGCCGAAACCCAGCTCCAGCACGGTGCGCAACTGCGTCAGACCGCGATAGGCGCCGAGCGCGCCCGGCGAGGCGCCGCCGAGCGCCACGACCTTGCCGGCGAGGCCGGTTGCGGGCGCTCCGGGCTTGGCGACGCTCGTCCAGTCCAGCGCATTCTTCAGCGCCGGCGCATAGCCCGCATTATATTCCGGGCTGGCGATGAACAGGCCGGTATGGGCGTCGATCTGCGCACGCAGATCATGGGCCGGCTGCGGCGCGTGGCCGAATCCGGTCGCATCGACCAGCGGCAAGGGGTAATCGGCGAGCGAGATCAGCGTGACCTGCGCTCCCGCCGCCGTGAGCTTCTTTGCCGCCAGGGCCGCGAGCTTCGCATTGAGCGAGCCGGGGCGCGACGAGCCGGAGAAAACGAGAATCTTGGGTGCGGACATGACGGCCTCGGTCGGATCAGGACGGTTGGGAGCAACTGAGGCGAAAGCTATGCCGTTGCCCCCGCGACGCCAAGACCGCCGAGCGCGATGTCACGATTGCGCGGATGCAATGAAGCGCGCGATTATGTCCGAGCGGTCAGATCGTCGGGAAGGCCGCCTCCCAAGCCCTACGTCCAAGCCCTATGTCGAAGCCCTACGCCCCCTGGCGATAGACCCAGACGCGCGCGGGCGGGATATTGCGCAAGACCCAATCCGAGGCAAAGGCCTTCAGCCCGGAGCCCTTGCGGGGCACGGGCGAGATCACCGAATAGGTGAACTGGATCAGGGGTGCGCCCTCGACCAGCAAGGTGAAGGCGTCCTTGGCGAGCGCGCTGCGCATCGCCGGTGGGCGATTGAACAGGGGCAGGCTGGAGACGACGGCGATCGCCTTCTCCTGGAGATGGCCTGCCAGCGTCGTCGAAAGCGCATAGGCGTCGCCCTCGACCACGGTCGCGCGGGGAAAGCGCTGGCGCAGCAGCGCGCAGAATTCCGGGCTGTACTCGACCAGGATGAGCCGTTCCTCGCTGATGCCGCGTTCGATCAGCGCCTCGGTCACCGGCCCGGTGCCGGGACCGATCTCGATCACCGGCCCGGGAATGGCGGGGTCGACGAAGGACGCCATGCGCCGTGCCAGGAACGGGCTGGACGGCGTCACGGAGCCGGTGCGGCCAGGATCGTCGATCCACGACTTGATGAAACGGGCTTCGTCGCTCAGCTTCGATTTGGCCTCGCCGGCAACCCTGGAAACATGGGTCTTGAACTTCTCGGCCTTCTGGCGGACCTCGCCCTCGACCTTGTAGCGGACGGCGGCGACCCTCAGGCGCGCCTCGGCCATGCTGTCGACGAGGTCGGCAGCGGTCACGCGCACCTCATCCTCGATGCGCACGGCCATGCTCGACTGCCCTAGCCTTGCAGCTAGTGAGCCGGTGCGCGGGCGACGAGGCTGGAGAGTTTGAGACATTTGACCCCTAGTGCTGACGCAACATGCGGCAACCATGACGAAATAATGACGTTACCTGCCTGACATATAGGGTTCAAGAGCCTTGAGGGCACGAAGATCTGCTGCTCATTGAGGCAGGAGGCGCCCTCAGATCAGCGGTCTCGGCTCGAGCTCCCGTTCGAAAAGCGAGACCATGCGGGCGGTCAGGCGCGGATTGAGCAGGGTCAATCGCCCGCCCGAGACCGAAAAAAGGCCGGCCCGGCGCAGCTTCGCCCATGTCTTGCTGGTGTGGACGAGCGATAATCCGAGTGCGTCGGCGAGCTGTTGCTGCGAGAGCGGAAACCGGAAGCTGTTCTCGCTCACCAGGCCAAGCGCGTCGGCGCGGCGGTGGAGCGAGATCAGCAGCGCCGCGATGCGCTCGGCGGCATTGCGCTGGCCGACAGAGGTCAGGTTCTCGTCGATCAGGCTCTCCTCGCGTGAGCCGAGCCAGGCGATCTCATAGGACAGGCTCGGCATCCGCACGAACAGATCCCAGACCCGCTTGCGCGGAAAGGCGCAGAGCTCGACCTCGGTCAGGGCCTCGATGCCGTGCTGAGCGGCGCTCAGCAGCGAGGCCTGCAGGCCGACGAGATCTCCCGGCAAAAGGAAGTTCAGGATCTGGCGTCGGCCGTCGGGCAGGGATTTGTAGCGGAACGCCCAGCCGGAGAAGAGCGTGTAGAGCGCCGCGTCCTCCTGTCCGGGTTGGATGATGTCGGCGCCGGCCGGCAGCAGGCGATGCTCCATCTTCATCGCCTGGATGAAGCGCACCTCGTCGTCGGTCTTGTCCTTGAAGGCCGGCTTGAGCCGGAGCGGACAGGCCAGGCAGGGCACGCCGATGCGGCTCTGATTCGCGCTTGTCGCCATCGTGTCTGATCGATCCGCTCTCGCAATGGCTGCCGGCATGCGCGTCTGGCTGGCGTGCGCGTTTGGCCGGACAGGATAACCCGGCATCCCATCACTTGTTCCCGTCTCCCGTCTCGCACGCGTTCCCGCCTTGTGCGGCGCAGCATACATGGGGTGGCAGGGGAACTTGCGCTGCGGCGGGACGTTCTAAAATCAGCGTCCGTCATGGTGCCGTGACGATTCTGGAGTGGCCGCTGCATGTCCGACACGCCGAGTGTCCCGCAACGCTCGCGTATGCGCCGTTTCTTCGCAACGGCATTGAAATTCTGGACAGGCAAAAGACGGCTGCGCGCCTGGGGGCTGACAATCCTGGTGCTCGTCTTCGTCGCGGCACAGATCGCGACCGCCGTCGGAATCAATGCCTGGAACCGGTTGTTCTTCGACGCTCTCGAAAAGCGCGATGTCGCGGCGGTCTGGAGCACGGTCGCCTGGCTGCCGCTGCTCGTTGCGGTCTCGGCGTTGACGCTGTCGGCGCTGGTGGTCAGCCGCATGCTGCTGCAGATGCGCTGGCGTGAAAATCTGACGCGTCGCATCGCCGGTTGGTGGATCGCCGACCAGCGCTATTACCGGATGCAGTTCACCGCCAAGGAGCAGAGCGCGCCGGAATATCGTATCGCGGAGGATGTCCGCCTTGCCATCGAGCCGCTTGTCGAATTCGCGATCGGCCTGATCAGCGCGGCCGTCACTGCCGCCACCTTCGCCGCTATCCTCTGGCATGTCGCAGGCTCGGCCCGCGTCGTGCTCGGCGGCGCGGACATCGTGATCCCGAGCTATATGGCGATCGCGGCGATCCTTTATGCGATCATCGCCTCGCTCGCCGCCTATGTTGCCGGCCGGCCGCTGGTCGGCCGCATCTCGGCGAAGAACGAAGCGGAGGCGCAGTTTCGCGCCGAGATGACAAGGCTGCGCGAGAACGCCGAGAGCATCGCGCTGATCCGCGGCGACGCCGACGAACGGACCTCCGTCGGCGAGAATTACGGCCGCGTCGTCGCGGCCTGGCTGGGCGTCATCCGCCGGCAAGGCGTCATCGCGCTGGTGCTCAACACCAATGGCGCGCTGTTTCCGATCGTGCCGCTGCTGCTGATCGCGCCGAAATATCTTTCCGGCGAGGTCACGCTGGGTGCCGTGATGCAGGTCGTCGCAGCCTTCAGCGCCGTGCAAGCGGCGCTGATCTGGTTCGTCGACAATATCGTGCGGCTGGCCGAGTGGTTCGCCTCCGTGGCCCGCGTCGACGAGCTCCAGGAGGCGTTGGAGGCGCTCGATATCGGCACGATCATGGAAGGTGAAACCCAGATCGACCTCGGCGAGAGCGAGGACGGCGCGATCCATATCGAGAATCTCTCGATCGCCCACAGCAATGGCCGCGTGGTGATCGCCGATGCCTCGGTGGTGATCGAATTGGGCGAGAAAGTGCTGATCGTTGGCGAAAGCGGCTCCGGCAAGAGCACGCTGATCCGCGCTTTGGCGGGGTTGTGGCCCTGGGGTTCGGGAAGGATCGAGATGCCGCGTGGCAAGTCGATCGCCTTCGTGCCGCAGAAGCCCTATCTGCCGATGGGCAGCTTCCGCACCGTGCTGCTCTACCCGCAAGCGGATATGGCGGTTCCAGACGATGTCGTCATCGCCGCCATGAAGCGCTGCGGGCTGGCTTATCTCGCCAAGCGCCTCGATGACGAGGACAAATGGGATCAGATCCTCTCCGGCGGCGAGCGTCAGCGCGTCGCCTTCACCCGCCTCCTCATCCAGAAGCCCGACATCGTCATCATGGACGAGGCGACCTCGGCGCTCGACGAGGACAGCCAGAACTCCCTGCTGGACCTGTTCGAGGGCGAACTCGCCCATGCGACGGTGATCAGCGTCGGCCATCGGATCGGACTCGAGGAGTTTCACGACCGCAAGATCACGCTGGAGAAGCGCCTCGCCGGCGCTCGCCTGAGCTCGCGGCGACTTGTGAAGTCGCTCTGGCGGCTGTTCCGCAGCCGCAGCTCCGCCAATGACGACGCGGCCTGAGTGGAGGCGGTCACGTCGACGTGACCGCCGGTTCGATCCCCGATCGTACCGAAATGGAACTGTGAGGCGATCCTTGCGTTAACTCCTGCATAAACCGGCTGATGGTGGCTGGTTGTGGCGTTGGGAGAGACAGATGTTGAATGACAGCCTTGCCCCCATCAAACGCGCTGGCCTGTTCTTCGGCCTCATGGGCGTGGCCGTCGCCAGCCTGACGATGGGTGCGGATTGGCAGCGCCCCGACGACCAGAGCTCGAGCACGGTCGCGCAGGCCAAGATCCAGCGCCATGAACCGACCGATATCCAGCCGACCGATATCCTTTTCGCCGCCGTGAACCCCGGCCAGAAGGTCGTCGATCGTACCAAGCGCGCCATCGCCACCTCGCAGCAGGCCATGCTGGAGAGCGGCCCAAAGGTGGTTATCCGCTGATTAGATTTATGTTCGCGGGGGAGGAACCGTTTTCAGGGTTGCACGTTGACAACCCAGCGCTCCCTCGCGCGATGCACTTCGAGCCGCCTCCGGGCGGCTTGTTTTTTGGTCGTCGCGGGTGCTGGTGCAGATTGGGCCGCCAGATCACGTCGCATTCGGACGGCATCGTCCGAATGCGACGTGATCGATTCTAAAAGTTTAGAGCATTGCTCCCGCGAAAAACCGGAACCCACCTGTTCGCGCAATGCTCAAGAGCATTTTCGAGCGAAGTGGACACCGGTTCGCGTGAAGAAAATGCGATAAAACAAGGAGATAGAGTATTTTCGCGATTCGGAGAAACGCGGAAAGGCTCTTGGGAACACGATGTATCTGCGTATCCGCCACGCCACCACCTATCGTTATGCCGCTCCGGTGCAATTCGGGCCGCATCGGCTGATGCTGCGCCCGCGCGATTCCTTCGATCTGCGGGTGGTCGACACGGCCTTGTCGATCGCTCCGCGAGCGCGGCTGCGCTGGATGCACGACGCCTATGGCAATTCGGTCGCGGTCGCGAATTTCGACGCTCCGGCCAATACGCTCGACATCGTCAGCGAACTGGTGATCCAGCGCTTCGGTTCGGCCCTGCTGCGCACCGAGATCGAGAATTCCGTAGCCGTGACCGGTGTGGTCTACAGCGAAGCGGAGCGCGCCGTGCTCCAGCCCTATCTCGATCTCGCTGCAGCCGATCCTGACGGCCTGCTCGACCAATGGCTGGCGGATTTTCGCGCCCGCATCGGCCATGGTTCGGGGCATCTGCTGCGCGACCTCGCCCATGCGCTCTATGCCGGGCTGAGTTATGCGGTGCGCTTCGACGAAGGCACGCAGCATCCCGCCGATACGCTGCGCCAACTGGCCGGCTCCTGCCGCGATTATGCCTGGCTCTTCATCGAGCTTGCCCGGCGCATGGGCTTCGCCTCGCGTTTCGTGACGGGCTATATCCACGACCGCTCGCCCGACGCGGCCGGGCTGGTCTCCAGCATCGGCCTGACCCATGCCTGGGCCGATGTCTTCATCCCCGGCGATGGCTGGGTGGAGTTCGACCCGACCAACGATCTCGTCGCCGACAGGCAGCTTCTGCGCGTCGCCGTCGCACGCGTGCCCGAGGATGCCTCGCCGGTCTCCGGCAGTTTCACCGGGGGGACAGGTTCGTTCCTCGGGCTGAGCGTCGGCGTCAACATCGAGCCGATCGACAAGCCAGCCTGATGGCACGGCGCTGCTTGAGCAGGCGGTCTATGCTCGGAACCGCTGCGTCGTCCTGGGCGTAGCCCTCGGGTCCGATCTTCGATCGGCCCAAGGATAAACTCCGCGGAGGCCTGGGATCCATCGTAGGGCTCCGGAACTCTACGATGGATCCCGGAGCTGCGCGGCTTCGCCGCTTGTCCAGGATGACCCGGAGTTGCCGAACCTAGGCATCACTAGGCGGAATGGGCGACCCTCCAGGCGCCAAGCCGCGACCCTTCCGGTGCAGCCGCCTGAACCGCTTCGATCTGGGTGACGAGGCCGGCGAAGAGCTTGGGTGGCTCGCTATGGGCGATCTCGCGATCCGCCTCGATGGCGATCTCGATCGTCCCGTCGTCGATATCGGAGACGGAGATCTGGATGCTGACGCCCGGCGTGCTGCGCAGCGCGCGCGACATCACGTCGACGATCAGGAAACCGAGCGGGATGATCCGGTCGACCGAGAGGGAGGCGCGCGTGTTGACGGTGCTGGTGACCCATTGGTCGCGGCGGCGCAGCAGGTTCGAGATCATTGTCACGACATCGTCGACAAAGAGGTCGACGCGCACGGGCTGCATCTCGCCGTCGGCGAGCGTAAAGCGATAGGCGGCCGAGAGCACGTGAACACGGCATTCGGCATCGGCCAAGGCCATCCGTGCCTCGCCGCGGTAGTCGCGCTTGGTCAGGCCGATATAGCTCTGCACCACCTGCAGGCTGTTCTTGACGCGGTGATGCAGTTCGCGAACGAGGAAGCGGTTGTCGTCGAGCGCCGTCTGCAGCTTGCGCTGCCTGACCTCCTGCTCCTCGACCATGACGTTGAAGGCTTCCGCGACGCTGCGGATGTCGCTCGGCATATCGTCGGCGATCACCGCGCGTGCCGTCGTCAGGGTCGAGCGTGTCCTGGCTGCCGCCTCGATGCCGCGCAGCCAGCGCACGCAATGCTTGTCGATCGCGCGCAGATAGACCACGCAGAGCAGAGCCAGCGTCAGCAGCGGCGCCAGCAGCAGCACCAGAAACTGTGTCCGGGCCGCCTGCCCCAACGCATCGTCGAAGCTGGCGACGATATAGAAATCAGGGTCGGTGACGATGCGGCTGGCGTAGACGCGCGAGACGCCGGCGCGGCTTTGCGTCTGCGAGGGCTCCTTCGAGAGCGAGGCCGGGTCCCGCGCCGGCAGCCAGGACGCGTCGTCCGGCTGCACGGTGCCGCGCGAGACGATGATGTCCCCGTCGCGGCCGGCCAGGGCGACGACGAGCCCGGGTTCGCCGTCGCCGAGGTCGAAGACCTGGTCCAGCAACTCCGGATCGACCAGCAGCAGGCCTTCCCGCATTGGGCTGCCGGCATCGTCGCTTCGCGCGTAGACGGCAAGATAGCGCTTCCCGCCCAGCGTCACATGGTCGTAGCGCGCCTGGGCGAACTCCGCCCCGGCCCAGGTCTGGACCGGCGGCTTTGCCCGCAACATTGCCGCCGCCGCAGCGAGATCGGCGGCGCTGACCTCGGGATCGAGCGAGAAGGCGCAGGCGTCGCCGCCCTGCGGCAGGATATGGATGGCGCGATAGCCGGCGATCCGAGCGAGCGTTTGGCCGCCGACCTTGCCACACTCGCTGCTCTCGCGACCGTTCAGGGCCAATGCGGAACCGCCGGCGAGCAGCGACCGCAAGGCGCCGCGATACCAGACGCGGGTGCGCACGGCGTAGTCTTCGGCCGTGCGCATCTGGGATGTGCGGATCGCGGCGGTGACGGTCTGGTAGGTGGTGACGGCGGTGATCGCGGTCAGGCCGGCGATTGGCAGCGCTATGCCGATCAGCAGTGCGAGCAGGCGCCCTCTGACGGTCTTGAAGCGCGCCAGCCGCATCAGAGGCCGACGATTTCGGAACCGACCCTTTGGATGGCAGCGGCGCTCTTGCGATCTGGCCCGAGATCGTCGAGTCCGCCGATCGAAAGCAGTTCGGCCAGCTTCGTCCGGGCGCGGTTGACCCGGCTCTTGATGGTGCCGATGGCGACGCCGCAGATCTCGGCGGTTTCCTCATAGGACAGCCCGGTCGCGCCGACCATGATCAGCACTTCGCGTTGTTCCTCAGGCAGCTTGGCGAGCGCCTTGCGGAAATCGGCGAGGTCGAGATGGCTTTCCTGGTTGCCATGCGTCGCCATGCGCTCGGCATAGGTGCCCTCGCTGTCCTGCACCTCCCGCCCGCGCTTGCGGTAGAGCGAGTAATAGGTGTTGCGCAGGATCGTGAAGAGCCAGGCGCGCAGGCTCGTGCCGGGCTCGAACTTGTCCGAATTACCCCAGGCCTTGAGCAGCGTGTCCTGCACGAGATCGTCGGCGAGCTGCATCGAGCCCGAAAGCGAGGCCGCGAAGGCGCGCAGATTCGGAATCTCCTTGATCAGCCCGTCCTTGAAATCAGAGGCGCTCATCGGACATATCCCCCGAAGCGGCGCGGGTTTCCTGAGCTTCGAGCTGGGCGAGCAGCACCAGGAATTTGTCGGGCACCGGCGCGTTGACGATATCGTCGTAATGCGCCTTCAGCGACCGCCCGATCGATTCCTGCACCCTGGGATCAAGGATTAGTTCGACCTCGTCATTACTACCCCCACCGGATTCCGTCATCGACGCGCTCGCGTTGTTCATGTCAGCCCTCGCAACGAAAGCGAGCCTGCTTTTCCAGCTGGTCCCGCGCTTGATCATGCCGGCCCGCCCAAGCCGGCACTCATACGGCCAGATAACAGGCTTCGCCGGAAAAGGTTCCAGGAAGAACAAAAAATAAATTGCTTGTCAGAAAGCCGCTGCAGGTGCTCATTTTCGGCTTGTTACAAGGGACCTTTGCATGTCGATCGCGAAAGAAATTGCA
Coding sequences:
- a CDS encoding shikimate dehydrogenase family protein, yielding MIRGTTKLIAHLGYPTESFKAPMIYNPYFEQHGIDAVVVPMGCKAQDYAAFLKPLFRLSNIHGALVTMPHKVATIALLDEVMTTAKVAGACNAIRLGPDGSLIGDMFDGEGFVRGVLRKGRTLLGARALVVGAGGVGSAIAASLAKAGVAELALFDAYTPMAGGLGERLRAHYPKLKVSVGSNDPAGYDIVVNATPLGMKEGDPLPLDVERIAPSAFVGEVVMKQEITPFLAAARARGCAFQIGTDMLFEQIPAYLEFFGFPAATADELRAVSRIKY
- a CDS encoding glutaminase; this translates as MAAAEDRGAVATYIPPLATIDPSRFGLCIVTADGAVHAAGDAEQAFSIQSVSKVFALTQALGKVGDTLWRRVGREPSGTPFNSIVQLEREQGIPRNPFINAGALVVADINLAGHEPRVAIGELLRFVRYLADDDAITIDEAVARAEQATGFRNVALANYMKAFGNIQHAPELTLGVYFHQCAIAMTCRQLAMAGRYLMHGGLYRPGGARVVSAQRARRINALMLTCGHYDASGDFAFRVGLPGKSGVGGGILAIAPGKASIAVWSPGLNANGNSKLGTLALERVAEATGWSVFSAA
- a CDS encoding NADPH-dependent FMN reductase, yielding MSAPKILVFSGSSRPGSLNAKLAALAAKKLTAAGAQVTLISLADYPLPLVDATGFGHAPQPAHDLRAQIDAHTGLFIASPEYNAGYAPALKNALDWTSVAKPGAPATGLAGKVVALGGASPGALGAYRGLTQLRTVLELGFGALLIPEMVAVGGADKAFGEDGEITDARTSGFLDAALERLVKLSSQTA
- a CDS encoding class I SAM-dependent methyltransferase, whose protein sequence is MAVRIEDEVRVTAADLVDSMAEARLRVAAVRYKVEGEVRQKAEKFKTHVSRVAGEAKSKLSDEARFIKSWIDDPGRTGSVTPSSPFLARRMASFVDPAIPGPVIEIGPGTGPVTEALIERGISEERLILVEYSPEFCALLRQRFPRATVVEGDAYALSTTLAGHLQEKAIAVVSSLPLFNRPPAMRSALAKDAFTLLVEGAPLIQFTYSVISPVPRKGSGLKAFASDWVLRNIPPARVWVYRQGA
- a CDS encoding Crp/Fnr family transcriptional regulator, which encodes MATSANQSRIGVPCLACPLRLKPAFKDKTDDEVRFIQAMKMEHRLLPAGADIIQPGQEDAALYTLFSGWAFRYKSLPDGRRQILNFLLPGDLVGLQASLLSAAQHGIEALTEVELCAFPRKRVWDLFVRMPSLSYEIAWLGSREESLIDENLTSVGQRNAAERIAALLISLHRRADALGLVSENSFRFPLSQQQLADALGLSLVHTSKTWAKLRRAGLFSVSGGRLTLLNPRLTARMVSLFERELEPRPLI
- a CDS encoding ABC transporter ATP-binding protein/permease; this encodes MSDTPSVPQRSRMRRFFATALKFWTGKRRLRAWGLTILVLVFVAAQIATAVGINAWNRLFFDALEKRDVAAVWSTVAWLPLLVAVSALTLSALVVSRMLLQMRWRENLTRRIAGWWIADQRYYRMQFTAKEQSAPEYRIAEDVRLAIEPLVEFAIGLISAAVTAATFAAILWHVAGSARVVLGGADIVIPSYMAIAAILYAIIASLAAYVAGRPLVGRISAKNEAEAQFRAEMTRLRENAESIALIRGDADERTSVGENYGRVVAAWLGVIRRQGVIALVLNTNGALFPIVPLLLIAPKYLSGEVTLGAVMQVVAAFSAVQAALIWFVDNIVRLAEWFASVARVDELQEALEALDIGTIMEGETQIDLGESEDGAIHIENLSIAHSNGRVVIADASVVIELGEKVLIVGESGSGKSTLIRALAGLWPWGSGRIEMPRGKSIAFVPQKPYLPMGSFRTVLLYPQADMAVPDDVVIAAMKRCGLAYLAKRLDDEDKWDQILSGGERQRVAFTRLLIQKPDIVIMDEATSALDEDSQNSLLDLFEGELAHATVISVGHRIGLEEFHDRKITLEKRLAGARLSSRRLVKSLWRLFRSRSSANDDAA
- a CDS encoding transglutaminase family protein; the protein is MYLRIRHATTYRYAAPVQFGPHRLMLRPRDSFDLRVVDTALSIAPRARLRWMHDAYGNSVAVANFDAPANTLDIVSELVIQRFGSALLRTEIENSVAVTGVVYSEAERAVLQPYLDLAAADPDGLLDQWLADFRARIGHGSGHLLRDLAHALYAGLSYAVRFDEGTQHPADTLRQLAGSCRDYAWLFIELARRMGFASRFVTGYIHDRSPDAAGLVSSIGLTHAWADVFIPGDGWVEFDPTNDLVADRQLLRVAVARVPEDASPVSGSFTGGTGSFLGLSVGVNIEPIDKPA
- a CDS encoding sensor histidine kinase: MRLARFKTVRGRLLALLIGIALPIAGLTAITAVTTYQTVTAAIRTSQMRTAEDYAVRTRVWYRGALRSLLAGGSALALNGRESSECGKVGGQTLARIAGYRAIHILPQGGDACAFSLDPEVSAADLAAAAAMLRAKPPVQTWAGAEFAQARYDHVTLGGKRYLAVYARSDDAGSPMREGLLLVDPELLDQVFDLGDGEPGLVVALAGRDGDIIVSRGTVQPDDASWLPARDPASLSKEPSQTQSRAGVSRVYASRIVTDPDFYIVASFDDALGQAARTQFLVLLLAPLLTLALLCVVYLRAIDKHCVRWLRGIEAAARTRSTLTTARAVIADDMPSDIRSVAEAFNVMVEEQEVRQRKLQTALDDNRFLVRELHHRVKNSLQVVQSYIGLTKRDYRGEARMALADAECRVHVLSAAYRFTLADGEMQPVRVDLFVDDVVTMISNLLRRRDQWVTSTVNTRASLSVDRIIPLGFLIVDVMSRALRSTPGVSIQISVSDIDDGTIEIAIEADREIAHSEPPKLFAGLVTQIEAVQAAAPEGSRLGAWRVAHSA
- a CDS encoding sigma-70 family RNA polymerase sigma factor produces the protein MSASDFKDGLIKEIPNLRAFAASLSGSMQLADDLVQDTLLKAWGNSDKFEPGTSLRAWLFTILRNTYYSLYRKRGREVQDSEGTYAERMATHGNQESHLDLADFRKALAKLPEEQREVLIMVGATGLSYEETAEICGVAIGTIKSRVNRARTKLAELLSIGGLDDLGPDRKSAAAIQRVGSEIVGL
- a CDS encoding NepR family anti-sigma factor, encoding MIKRGTSWKSRLAFVARADMNNASASMTESGGGSNDEVELILDPRVQESIGRSLKAHYDDIVNAPVPDKFLVLLAQLEAQETRAASGDMSDERL